The sequence CTTCAGCGTCCGCTCCGAACCCGGCAGCGACTTACGCCGCGAGATCCTCTCCGCGGTACTGCGTGAGAGAGAAGCCCTCGTCTCCGGGTAACGGCGGTCCGCGCGTTTCTCCATCTCCCGTGTGGAGGGGCGGCCGTTGCGCTCCCAGGCCCGGGCGAGTGCGGCGCCGAGTTCATCGGCGGTGCGCACCAGGTCGGGCCTGGGAGCCTGCGTGTAGTTGGGTCGTGTGCGGCCGCGGCGGAAGTTCGTGGCCTTGTTGAACAGGGCTTCGGCTCGGGTGTGGTCTAGGACGCAGACACGGACGTATCCGTGGACGGTGTCCCGTGCGGGAGGGGTCTTCCCTCCCTCTGCTCGCTGGACCGTCGTGATGGAACATCCGAGCTTGCTTGCGAGCTGCTCGCGTGTCAGCTCCTTCTTGAGGCGGGCCGATCGCAGGTACTCCGCCAGCTCGCCTATGTCGTTGCCGGCGTTGGCCACCGGTCCCGGTGGCCGGCCCTTCCGGGGCGTCATGGAGCCGGATCCTCAGGTCTGCGGGTGCGCGGACGCAAGGATGCGTGCCATCAGGGTGAGCAGGGGATCGACGAGTCCGGTAGCGGCGAGACGGACCACGACCACGCCGGTGAAGGACGAAGCGGCGAGCAGACCGAGGACACCGGCGGGCTGAGCCGGCGCGCCGCCGGGGGTGGTCGCGGTCAGGATGGCGGCCACCACCACGATCACGATGATGACGGCGGCGCCGGCTGCTCCGAGGCGACGCTGACGAGGGGTAGTGCGAATGAAGGACATGGTGCTCCGCTTTCTGTGCCTGCCACCAGGGGCGGCCAACGAGGCGCTCTCGGAACACGAGAGCGTCCGGCTCCAACCGGCTTGATCCGTACGGGCGTTTGGCTCGCCACGTCACGTGAGAGCATCGTGCCACTGTGTGAAGATCATTCAGGCCGGTTCAGGGGCACAAAGTTCACTCCTGTCTCACGCGTGGAAGTTCGTCCCATTGCCTTGCCGGAGGCAAGCTACGGCAGGGCCGTAATCCTTTCGGGCAGCGATCGCGTCTTCGCACCCAAAGCTCAGGCCAAGGCGGCAGCTATCAGTAATCACCCGATACGCGACCTGCCGGTTTTCCCGGCACCGTTCCGGTGTCACGGATTCCGTTTTTCATCTCGCCCGATGTTCATGCAGCGCTGCCACACTTTCACTTGCGTCAGATGTGTTCCGCTGGAACGATTCGTGCACCCTGTGCCGCTACCGGCTCCAACCGCAGTCGAGCAGGGACTACCGCACCGGTGTTTGGCTCACCGGCGCACCCCGGTGAGCCGGCGCCTACGGACGCGGCGGCTCACCGCCCCACCCCCGGCTCTGCCCCATCCGGGAACCGGGCTTTCGAAGCCGAGCGGAAGCACCCCGAACCCCACAGGAATCAGGCAGCGCTGAACCCGCGGGCATGACCGCTGCGCCATTCCCCCCACGGTGGGTCGTCCAGGACGGTTCCCGGGGTCGGCAATGCCAGCGCCTTCTAGGAGGCAAGCGCGGTCCTGCGCCCAGCCCCCGACGATGACCTCGAACGAGCGGACGCCTGCGGATCTTGATCCAGGCGGTGCCGGTCGGTACAGATACCGAACCACCACCGCAACAGGACCGCAGGGCCGGTCAGATGGCGGGGTGGATCGCGCAGCGCGCGGAGCGTTGCGGGGGGATGGGTCCGCTGGGTTCGGGGCTGAGGGCCAGTGACCAGGCTTTTCGGATGTCGGTGATGAGGGTGCGGGCGCTGTAGGGGGAGATACCGAGTTCCTGGCGGGCTTCGGCGAGGCGTTCGGGTTCTCCGGGGAAGCCTTGGGCCTGGGCTTGCTTGAGGCGTTCGTCGAAGCCGGTGGTGCTGAAGATGTCGAGGAGGGTGAGGGAGAAGTAGGCGTAGGCGGAGGCTTCGGCAATGAGCTGGTGTGCGTCTTCGCTGAGAGTGTCGGAGGTGTCCGAGCCTGGGCGGTGACCGGTGAGGGGGTGGTAGGCGAGTTGTTCGAGTCCATGGGCGAGGGTGCGGAGATTGCACGGGCAGGGGACGCGGAGGTGGCCGCCGAGGGTGCGGAAGGCGCTGAGGGTGCCTTCGGTGTCGGGGGTCCACTGGCGCTTGCTCAGGAGCGTGCGGAAGCCGGCGAGGGTTTCGGAGAGCTCTTCGAGGATGAGGTGGCGGGAGATCTCGGCGAGTTCGTGGGAGCGGGATCTTTCCTGCATTTCGCGGATCTGGAGGGCGTAGCGGAGCAGGTCGCGGAGGATGCCGCCGGAGAGGGTGTGGGCGAGGAGGGTGTAGGGGGTGGGGAGGGCCGAGCGTTCGGCGAGGACGGTGCGGGATTCGGCGAGGGTGCTGGGCTGGACGTGGACGATGTCGTCGAGGGAGCTGTCGGTGACGTCGCGGTGGGGGAGGCCGCGGCGGACGAAGGCGGCCCCGACGTCCTCGGCGACGGAGATCAGGTAGTGGACGTGAGGGATGCCGAGGATGGCTTTGATCTCGCTGAGGAAGGCGAGGGCGTTGGTGTCGGAGCCGAGGCGGTCGAGTTCGTCGATGGCGATGATCACGGTTTTGCCCTTTTCGGCATATTCGTGGGCGATGAGACGCAGGAGGGCGCGGAAGTCTTCGACAAGTTCGGGGAAGTTCGGGGGGACGGTGGACAGGGAGGTGTTGTGGGTGGTGCCGAGGCTCAGGAGCTGGGAAATCCCTGTGGTCAAGGTGCTGCCTGACGATTGGACGGTCTGGAGGCGGAAGAGGTAGTCGCGGCAGCGCGAGACGAGTTCGGGCTCGCGGGACCGGGGCTCCCAGTCGTCGACGCGCATAAGGAGGATGCCGGCATTGAAGGCCGCGAGGCGGAGGGGGTTTTCCTCGTCGGCGATGAGGCGGTAGGTGTCGGGGTCCTGGGCGAGGTAGAGCAGTGTGCAGGCGCCGGCCAGGGTGGTCAGCGGGGTGAAGATCCTCCGCAGGTGGATGTGACGGCTGCCGAGTGGAAACTCGATGCCGGAGTCGCGGGCCCTGGCGAAAAGGACCCACACCGCGAACACCAGGCCGGCGCGGATCAGTGCATCCCAGGGGGGCTCCTTGTCCAGCGGCCAGGGGCCCGGGTCCGTGGTCAGGCCCAGAGGTCTGAGGGAAAAGTGGACAGAGACGTCGCCATAGTCGACG is a genomic window of Streptomyces sp. NBC_01237 containing:
- a CDS encoding helix-turn-helix domain-containing protein codes for the protein MTPRKGRPPGPVANAGNDIGELAEYLRSARLKKELTREQLASKLGCSITTVQRAEGGKTPPARDTVHGYVRVCVLDHTRAEALFNKATNFRRGRTRPNYTQAPRPDLVRTADELGAALARAWERNGRPSTREMEKRADRRYPETRASLSRSTAERISRRKSLPGSERTLKAYLIACEVLDTQFLMWTQAWRRVHERRLAARERDRRAARRAIRRQAPEAKARMREAGLIALDKFPGPVAPWSARHIPCDTVSRFRLRSVLQGTAQCPVCHELVAAGGREDRK